The Penaeus chinensis breed Huanghai No. 1 chromosome 6, ASM1920278v2, whole genome shotgun sequence genomic interval tctctctctctctctctctctctctctctccctctctctctctcagtctcccaatctctatctctcttccctcttccctctctctctctctctgcctatctatctgcaaTTCTGTGTTCGACCAGAGTTTCAATTTCGGATTCGTAGCAAGGCTTGAATATAAAGTGGGGGAAATAGACGATGTGTGGCTTATTTATAATTGTTCAAAAGATTCTGTAGTCGAGCCAATAATAGGTTTACATCTAGTATGTAGTACGTAGTACGTAAATATTTAGTATACAGTccttatctacctctctttctctttctacttcactctcttcgtttctgtctctctctctctctctctgtctctctctctttctctttctatctcatatatatacgccactacaaccacacccacacacccacccacacacacacacacacacacacacacacacatataaccatatatgtgtgtatgtgtgtatatatatgtatatatgtatatatgtatatacatatatatatatatatatatatatatacacatatatatatatatatatatatatatatacacatatacatatgcatatacatatacatatacatatatttaaatatacacatatacatatatatgtatatatatacatatatatagatagataaatttataattgcacacacacacacacacacacacacacacacacacacacatgcacatatatatatatatataaatatatatgtatatatagaaatatttatgtatatatgcatatacatacacatacatatacacatttgtgtgtgtgtgtgtgtgcgtgcgtgtgtgtgtgcgtgtgtgtgtgcgtgtgtgtgtgtatacacacacatacatataagtgtgtatatatatgtatgtgtgtacacacacacatacacatgtatatacatacatacatacatacatacctatataaatatgtgtgtgtgtgtttgtgtgtatgcgtgcgcgcttgtgtgcgtgagtgtatctgtgtgattgtattatcattagaatttttatttgttttattttgtaatgaTGGTTACCATTCTCAAACTCATCGTTATCGtttttactaccactactactagtaccatttttaccattaataataataataatgatagtaaaaatattattattgttattaatattacaatcaacactattattatttctagtgttattattattgttattgtcatttttattattattattattatcattattattattattattattattattattattattattatcataagtattggtatttttattataatcagtagtagtgatagcaatattatcaataattttctttatccttttttctgttgtctatattattattgtcatcattattatcataactattacgacttttgtctttattattattactgttattatcattatcataatcattgttattagtagtataataataaataataatgataataataaataaataaataataataataatattgataataatgatataattataataataagtattattattactattatattatcaacattaacattattattgttattattatcattgttgtcattactatgactatcatcttccttatcatcataattgctgcCTTTATTttccattaccataattatatcattaacatcaatacgAAAACTACAGTGCCGTCACAATCATCATCTTTACTTTATCGTCATtaactattttcttctcttcgttttatcTCAAGTTGACTCTGCTTATTAAATTCTAAAATACACTACTCTTTTTTCCACTAAGGACAGGTTAGTGATAATACTGTATTATTAATgagtgaatgataataattctgcgAAAGCTCTCTCTTTAGGTCTTTACTCAATCACTTATATTAACAGCATTACAAATCTTCATGATATAatttattgatgttaatatcattaaatcTGATCCTTCAAGCAACAATCTGAGTAATGATATCATCGCTATTAAATCCTCCTCCTCAGGTTTCGATATTATATTCAATCCCTTTCCTCAGCTACGATAtgctttttaatctctctcttcaaaTAGTGATATGCTCCCGAATCCCTTTTCTATTCAATTTATGAAAGGCTATTGAATCTCGTTCCTTATATGGTATTGTATCTCTTTCCTTATATggtatcaaatctctctcttcaGCTTAGATGCTATTGTATCTTTGTAATCTATGCTACTGAATTTATCTCTCTTCTGATTATGATGTGCTACTGAATCTCTTAAACTTATGAAATGGCATTGAATCTCTCCCTTCAGCTCATGATAAGCTATTGAATCACTCTCCTTAGCTCATAATACGCTATTGAATCTCTTTCTCCAGGTGATGGCCATAGAATCGAGACATCCAAGTAAGCTGATCCCATTTCTAGAAGAGAGGGGCTACCAGCACATTAAAAGCCACCTAGCTGACCACATCTTTATCGCGAAGAAGAATGTTGTGGTCAATAtggtataatacatacatacatatatatatatatatatatatatatatatatatatatatattattctatttattttttgagatTGGTTGCGAAGAAAGATATAGACACAGTCGTGGAGACGATATTGTTTcactttctttgaaaaaaaaatgtataatacttGTGTACGTAAATAAAAGTTAGATTCTAAGATACTAGATACCAGCTAGTATCGTATCTATCGCTGAAAAGAGCGAATTCTGTTTTTTATCACTGCTCTACATTTTTTTTCGCCTTTAGAGTCAACACTACAAGATAATAATGTTGTATTAATAGGGagcattgttttatatatttatgtacttttcTCTGTGACTACTATGCTTTTATATGAATTTTTGACGAAAGAGAAAATCTAGAATCTTCGTTTTTACTAAACCAGTTGCGCTTTTttgccttcattttttctcttgctttttttctccaATTACCTTCTCCGCCTTTAACGTAATTCAATTATCACCCAAACACCTTTTagactctgcctctttctctctctcactccctccctccctccctgtctctctctctctctttttctttttccttttctttctctttctttctctctctgcttctctctctctctctctctatctgcctctctctctctctctctctctctctctgcctctctctctctctctctctctctctcactctcactctcactctcactctcactctcactctcactctcactctcactctctctctctctctctctctctctctctctcgcgctagaAAAAAACACTATTTCTTTCAAATGATAACTTGAGCTGATTTGATTTTAACATTAATATCTTGAAATtgatcatatctatacatatgatattaaaaaataatgacaataattgtgataacaaggataacgagaataatgataatgacaatgatagcaacagtGGTGATATGGAAAAGGAGGATAATTGTGTTAAAAGTAAGTGAGAGTAACGCTGAAGGGCACAAGGAGGGTGGAAAAGTaacttattttacttttatctcgttattgttattattattattattattattattattattattattattattattattattattattaatatcattattattatatactcctccttctcaccatctaaataaaataaacaaataaataagagtcAAATCATAAACGagaatattattttgattttatctcgctaattattattagtagtattgctgttgttattatcattattactattttatgctCGTCCTTCACATCAACATCCACATGAAGATAACAATGGCAGAAAAAATCAtcgtaacgagaaaaaaaaaaaaaaaaaaaaaaaaaaaaaaaaaaaaaaaaaaaaactgtgagcTTTTGTGATTCCAAGAACTATTTAACTCTGATCTAAAATGGCACAATGAGACTTATCTATCTCCTGAAATGTTGCATTTAATCCCTGTATATGAATTTCAGAGCAGTTTCCACCGTGTGCTCACATAGGGATTATCTGTAGAACTTCCAAGTATGAACTAATGCTTGATAATACTAATTGTTTTGATgaggaaaattattatcattattattattgttatcattatgattattattaccactattaacattattatcattattatcattactattattattttcattatgactactcccattattactattttcatttgaaactactattgaaattatcattattacatttgtcATCCATATTCCagtactgttgctattatcattatttttactatcataattatcatcatttttgtcgttattgtcattattattagtatcaacatcaatactattatatcatcagtgtcatccttataattattattattttcgaaatttgtgttatttatcaatataataataattattttcttaataatagtaattattgtcattattattatcattatcatcattacgattattagtatcattataaaaaaaaaacggtaaaaaaataattgttatcatcataatagtaataaagatgataacaattttaatgattatagtgatgaatattatcaccactatcattattcttctccatatttattactattactattttcattttaattattgatgtcactattcttcttatccttattcccCATTGTTAAGATTCTCTATCTTGATATAATTtgacatcattattcttatttctttgttcttcttattactattctcaaACCACCGTGATATGTGATGTATCGTTCCCCTTCGTAGCGACAGGGAATTtagcaaagaggaaatgaaaagttgAAGAAGTGAGAATTTCAAAAATATAATTCATGTATTTTCTAGCACAAAAAGAGTTCAGAACTAGGAAATTTTGTGCACATTTTAGAGCAACAATTTAATGGGATATAATCAACTATTCAGAGCAAAGATAAGTCTTTCGAACTGAGAGTTTACAATGAAAATTAAGACAATTTACCCCTTTTCGAACGATTCTGGGATGGCCAAAATACGGAAATAAACAGCTTAGTTTGTATCTTCTAAAGAATGATAAAGCGTTTAATATACTCCAGTTAATCTCTGTAGTTGGCACAAATATAATGACAACTTGGTATCATCTTACCTATCGACGATAGAACAAAATATCAGAATTTAAGCATATCCCTGTTTTGTTACATTCTACAGGCAAGCGAAATTTCAAAATACTAATTTCCACTTATATAGTTTCTTACGAAATTAATACTATATTTTCAGGAATTCTTATCTTTCTCCCACACCAAGCATCATATTCCATGTAGCTGCGGACTTGAAGTCGATTGCttttggtgtaaaatggggtgataaattatataaataacacagtTTACGATTTCGCTAACCCTAttctaactatcatcatcatcatcatcatcatcatcatcatcatcatcatcatcatcatcatcatcatcatcatcattagccaaAGCAAGTGTACTGCACTGAAGTAATTAAGACCGTcggtttatgcacatttattatttacacgactatccgtgggaaaggtgaagaaaagaaggaagggggacagGAAAGgtatgagaaaaggagggaaagagagctgaagggaagagatgggaaaggggaaatggagggggcgtaaagaggaaaaggggatgggttaggggaaatgaagggggaagggagaggggctcagaaagggggaagggagaggggctcaGAAAGGGGGAAAGACCAGTAGGGAGAAAAGTAAGCAAAGGAGGTAGGACTTAATAAGTGAATTTAGTGGAGGAATatgaggaagtgagaggaagtgATAGATAGGGAAAGATGAAACGTAGGAGGTAAGAGGtgaaacaaggagagaggaatacttcttatcttttctgtctcttttatttccgTAGAGTTTCATGGGTCCcgctagttattatcattatcattatgaattttgttattatcattagtgttattgtcattatctttattaattttattatcatgattattatcattaatattgttataatcattagtatcataactgctatcattatccttgatattattattattattactattgacataAATAACACTATAATTAACGTCatgactattatccttatcattttaattgccattatcatatcaatgacttttatcattgatattctcatttatatcaatattgatgttttatcattattattacaattaatagcaAATTATcacttaatataataatattacttatagTTACCTTGCGGTATTGGATAATATAATTTTGGCATTCTTAAtatattaaaatgtttaaaacCTCGAACCATATTCATGTGACTGCGGACTTGATTGAAGTCACTAATGCtgctactgatattatttttattattattattatttatattattattattattgtttttgttattattgttattattattattattattattattattattattattattattattattattcccattattattattattgttattgttattgttattgttattattattataattatatttaattatcatcattatcatcatcatcttcattatcatctttatcatcattctcattatcattatcatcattatcatcatcattatcattacaatcatcatcatcattatcattatcatcattatcatcatcatcgtcatcattatcaccatcatctttatcatcattctcattatcattatcatcattatcatcatcattatcattacaatcatcatcatcattatcattatcatcattctcattatcattatcatcatcatcatctttatcattattatcattatcatcattatcattatcatcatcatcgtcatcattatcaccatcatctttatcatcattctcattctcattatcatcatcattatcattacaatcatcatcatcattatcatcatcatcgtcattatcattatcaccatcatcatcactattcttatcatcaagCTTAAGCACATGTATCACTTACACAACTatccgagagaggggggggggtaagaaggaagttaaaaagagaaggggaaaggaaggacgacagaataagatagagagggagtaaagggagaggaagagaaaagggagatggggaaaaaaggaaacggaggggggaatggaggggactAAAAGAGGAAACGGGTatgcagaagaggaaaaaaagaggcaaaagggagatgagagagggagaaaagggaataagggaatgaATGAAGTGAGAAGACAGAGCTTAAAGTGTTAAGACTAAATTCTAGGAaaatgtgtgagtgagagggggtggcaaagagggatagagaaggactggggaagaggggaagcgaatgatagaaagaagagggtgagagagagagagagaaatacgtaacatttttatttatctatctatttatttatttattttttatttatttttttttctaggggggggggggggatttccacAGGCCCtgcatcattgctataattatcattatcgttgtcatcattatgaatgtgttattgtcattattattattgttattgttattaatactattatcattatcattagaatattactgttataattactatgtttgttgttattactgtcattatcattgatattatcattattgctaatattattaatatcgttattatcattatcatcattataattatcattaacagtaccattatcattatcagtgcagttgttatcatttttattataaccattattattatcatgaccatcatcatcatcatcatcatcatcatcatcatcatcatcattattctcactattattattattattattattattattttcattatcattattactattatcattaatattgtcatcatgctATTATCCAtaacattatcgttgttgttgttattattattactactactactatttccattattattattacttttattttcagtttcattATAGACATAATTCTATTTCATAATTTGAATATTCTCGCTTCTATCATCtcaattatattcattacttttgATATTGACCTTATGCTCAGCATGGTTTTGCTATAATTACAGATATAAGAGATATGTTATTctaattgtcgttatcattaattattttttatgaaaatcCTTATTACATGGTTGTCATTGCGATatgtgttgtaattattatcattttcgttagtaTTACAATTACGATTACATGTAGAACGAAAAAAATgtagtattgatattgttaagCTTATCTTTTGAGTGATGTTTCTTTCAAATTATCATTAGATATGCCTTgttgatttatataatttaatctttattgccattgttatcagtattattatcataatcgtttccATCTATATCGTCTTaagcattactattgctatttccaTAAGCATAATCATTACTGTGTTATTCTCATTTacagtattttattatcatccatatatcACTGCCGTAAAGCTTTTGACACAAAAGAAAAATGCTATAATCATTctgttaattatcataatcatataccATTAATGTTCTTACCCTTTTCATTGtgatttttatgttatcattataattttgattattttgtgttttctgtTCTATGTGTTAGCCTAGAACCTGCTCGCTGTTTATTGCTTATTGactttatctttccatctctctttttgtttgttttctttttgttattattattattttcttttacttctttttgtcAGGGATAGTGTGTGTGGCTGTACTAATGTATCGTTTGCGTATATGTGTTATTAATaaactttctgtctatctcgtttcttttttcttacttttcttttctttttgttatggatatgtttgtgattatttatattttgtgtgtaatcATTCGTTGGTCTTTTTCAACAAAACCTTTAGTTCGGTAACTttagttttctttcccttttgtttttcttgctaaAGTATCATAAACTTTGTTCTTCGTAAAATCGAATGCTATCAGTTCACTTGCTTTCATATCAATCCTTATTTTCGTTATGATATCTCTTAATTATCTTGGCATTATTTCTCTCTTAATCAGATTATTTGTGAAGGTAATAAAGCTACAGTTTCACAATTTGGCGAAGATTTACTAATGGGTAATGATAACCAATAGTTTAAtcaaacatatattataaaacagaggaaaaatatagaaaataaatagctTCAGTATCTTATTTTGATATACATCGGGGTTTTGGAATATAGAACATTACAATAGATTTGGGTCGAAGGAGATTAGCACTGATCTCTGTCGTGGGCAATTGAGGGGTTAGTGGAGGTTAAtggagattggggagggagggggggagggagagaagggttttggggtatgggtgtgggtatggggggTATGGGAttgagggaaggcaggggaggaggtAATAGTGGGTAAAGAGGTGGGTGCTTGTGGTTAAAGGGGCACGCCTCACCGCTTTCGatactcgttatatatatatatatatatatatgtatatacattatatatatatatatatatatatatatatatatatgtagcgctctctcgtctgttttttttttttgtggataccTTGTTTGTCTAGTTAACATCGCCGGCGctcttgaataataataaaaaaagaaggaagaagccgtggcaacaacagcaacagcgccATCTTGTCCTCGAAGTAGAGTAACAGCTTGAAAAAGTTCTGAAGTTCTGAAGTTACTAAGCTTCAATGTCCACAATATCGCgagttcttttctttattccataATATCGCGAGGGCTTTATATCTTTTATCTCTAATCTTATACAtagacaaacatttatatatatttcatattcatgtgAGTATACTATAACCtcaacaactgcaataatataAGTGCTCCGGGTTATAGGGAAAAGAAAACAGTTGTATAACTTTACTCGCGATGTACTGCACATTCTTAAAACACGgacttcatttcctcatttcattTTCTAGTGTTTTAAGAAAACATGGAAGAATAGTCAGTCTTCGGTGTGGAAGTGAACGTCGGATGGAAATGATTTATCCAGCGGAGAAGGTGAAGGATGTTTTAAGATAGTGTCTATTCCTTCCACATACAGactttacgaaaaaaaataatggtgatccagcctcattctctctctctctctctctctctctctctctctctctctctctctctctctctctctctcttgtggtcttatttgtttttctcctgtgtcttatgtctgtctgtttctctgtctgtcggcctttctcacactcactcgctttctctctctctctcagtcctagTGGAATcttagataaaataatataactatACTGACTTTGCAAAAACAATCGAAACTTATCATCACAAATTTGTATGTCACAGGTAAAATGTGCATATTTAGTTGTATGTGAGAATTCTCCTCTTCACAAAAGCGTTTTCGTAAATCATTTAAGAGATAAACAAGAGTAAGTCCCagcaaaagtaaacaaaactgGATAGAATCTAATGCTCTCTATCAAACATCCTTCACTCATCCCACTGTTTCTCAAACCGGcgtattcctttcccctttccaccgTACTCAAGTGTAAGAGGGAGAACCTACGGAAGCATGACCCGACTCGGCTGGTCGGTAAGTTAGCCTCATCGAAACTGTGGCGTTCGGATCTCATCTTGACAGAACCGACCGTGCGCTGAAACTGTACTCGTAAACCTGAAGAAGCATCGGTTGTAGACTTAGGTATCTGAGCGGAAGCGGGATTAGGagcgggagtagggggggggggggaggttatgtaGAGCGAAGCGCGTCACTGGTAACTCGTattagtttattatatatatatatttttatatatctcattttttttgttaaatttgtCTTTTGAGTAGGCCTAGAGAGTATGTTTAAGACGATGATTGATCTTCCGTTTCTTGTCCGTCCGCGCCCTCTTCGTGCTCGGCGGTGGGGTCGCTGGAGCCGCGTTTGCCGAGCCCGAAGCTGTACGCCGAGCCTATCCTCTTGCCCAGGTCGGAGGCGTATGCTGGCGACTGATCGAGGTCCAGGGCGCCTCTCGCATCTCTCTTGCCCAACCCGAAAGCGTAGGGCCCGGCGGAGCGCTTGCCCAGCCCGAAGGAATAGTGGCCAGCTTTCTTGCCGAAGCCGTAGGCCGACTGGCCGCTCCGCTTGCCCAGCCCGAAGGAGTAGTGGCCCGCCTTCTTGCCGATGTCGTACCAGTCGTCCCGCTTGCCCAGACCGAACTCATAGGGGCTCGCCCTCTTGCCGAGGCCGAACTCGTACGGGCCTGCTCGTTTGCCGAGACCAAATTCATAGGGACCCGCGCGCTTGCCGAGGCCGAACTCGTAAGGTCCTGCTCTCTTGCCAAGACCGAATTCATAAGGCCCAGCACGTTTTCCGAGACCGAATTCATATGGTCCTGCTCTCTTGCCAAGTCCAAATTCATAAGCTCCTACTCTCTTTCCCAGACCAAATTCATAGGGACTAGCTCTCTTACCAAGCCCAAATTCGTAAGGGCCGGCCCTCTTACCGAGACCGAATTCGTAAGGTCCGGCTCTCTTTCCTAGACCGAATTCATAAGGTCCGGCTCTCTTTCCTAGACCGAATTCATAAGGTCCGGCTCTCTTTCCTAGACCGAATTCATAAGGTCCGGCTCTCTTTCCTAGACCGAATTCATAAGGTCCGGCTCTCTTTCCTAGACCGAATTCGTAAGGTCCTGCTCTCTTTCCTAGACCGAATTCATAAGGTCCGGCTCTCTTTCCAAGACCAAATTCATAAGGTCCGGCTCTCTTTCCAAGACCAAATTCATATGGTCCAGCTCTCTTTCCAAGACCAAATTCATAAGGACTTGCACGCTTACCCAGACCAAATTCGTAAGGGCCTGCCCTTTTTCCAAGACCAAATTCATAAGGTCCTGCTCTCTTGCCAAGACCGAAAGCGTAGTGTCCTGATTTCTTCCCGAGACCAAAGTCATAAgaatttctctctgtttcaggATCAGGGACTTCGTTCCTCTTGCCCAAGCCAAAGCCATAAGAGAGGGACCTCTTCGCGTCTTCGTCGTCGTATTCCTCAGACTGGCCTTCCTGGTCGTCATCACCGAACACGTAGGAGTCGTACTCTTCGTCTTCGCCGTCACTTCGCTTGCCGAGGCCAAAACTGTATGCCGACGGCCGCTTGCCGAGTCCGAATGCAAAAAGGCTGGCTGCGTCCTCGTCTTCATTCGCCCGTTTGCCGAGTCCGAATGCGTATTGGTTAGCCCTCTTGTCCAAATCATCATCGAGGTCTCGTTTGCCAAGTCCAAAGGCGTAGTCACGCTGCCG includes:
- the LOC125026160 gene encoding LOW QUALITY PROTEIN: uncharacterized protein LOC125026160 (The sequence of the model RefSeq protein was modified relative to this genomic sequence to represent the inferred CDS: deleted 1 base in 1 codon), with translation MRGQYGGLGACAVAATVLFLATAAAQQDYYEVDPDTADLLDALQPQYEPESDLDFGYGKRHSDYAFGLGKRTPSYAFGLGKRQNMYSFGLGKRSDGFSLGFGKKSGHYNFGLGKRSVRGQMEPPETSVVEEAEDADKMRKKREANENEGSAHDKDKRASQYTFGLGKRPDAEESNKRDRLYAFGLGKRVSEDKRDRTYSFGLGKRDNDFEKRQRDYAFGLGKRDLDDDLDKRANQYAFGLGKRANEDEDAASLFAFGLGKRPSAYSFGLGKRSDGEDEEYDSYVFGDDDQEGQSEEYDDEDAKRSLSYGFGLGKRNEVPDPETERNSYDFGLGKKSGHYAFGLGKRAGPYEFGLGKRAGPYEFGLGKRASPYEFGLGKRAGPYEFGLGKRAGPYEFGLGKRAGPYEFGLGKRAGPYEFGLGKRAGPYEFGLGKRAGPYEFGLGKRAGPYEFGLGKRAGPYEFGLGKRAGPYEFGLGKRAGPYEFGLGKRASPYEFGLGKRVGAYEFGLGKRAGPYEFGLGKRAGPYEFGLGKRAGPYEFGLGKRAGPYEFGLGKRAGPYEFGLGKRASPYEFGLGKRDDWYDIGKKAGHYSFGLGKRSGQSAYGFGKKAGHYSFGLGKRSAGPYAFGLGKRDARGALDLDQSPAYASDLGKRIGSAYSFGLGKRGSSDPTAEHEEGADGQETEDQSSS